Genomic window (bacterium (Candidatus Blackallbacteria) CG13_big_fil_rev_8_21_14_2_50_49_14):
CAGAAATTCTTTTGCACCCAGAAGATCTCTTTCTCTATGACCAAGTACCCATGCAAGGCGCACTTTTTGGGCTCCAATTGGAAGCGACCACCCCCACAGATCGCCCCCTTGAAGATGAAATGGAAATCTGTTTTGGCAAGCAGACAACCCGCATATTACACACACCGGGCCATACCCCAGGCAGCGTTTGCTTCCATTTTGAAGGCCATGAAAGCCATCTCTTTTCAGGCGATACCCTTTTTAAAGGCGGAATTGGGCGAACCGATCTTTGGGGCGGCTCTCAAGAGACACTGATGCGCTCCATTCATCGCCGATTGCTCTGTTTAGACGAGAGCACGCAAATCTATCCAGGGCATGGCCCCCAATCCACCCTTTGGCATGAAAAAAAGCAAAACCCTTTTCTGGTGTGACACTCTCAATGCCCTTTAAGCACAACCACCCCTTAAGAGAAAGGGAATTCTAAGCGCCTTATTTAAACTTTAAAGACCGAGTCTTTGCTAGAATAGAAAAGAGTTCAATGATCCCGACTGAACGGAAAGCCATGCAAACAGAAATCCCAACACTTGAAAGCCGCACACCTGGCCAAGAAAAATTTTGGCACCTCACGCGCCAGGAAATTTTTTTCAAAACAGCAACCAAAGACTTGGAATGGCTGGCCCAGATTTCACATTTTGAAGCGACTCCCAAGGGCAGTATTCTCTATTTGCCTGGCGATCTGGCAGAGGATATCTTTATCTTAAAACAAGGTCGGATTCGAATTTCACGTATCTCCAGCGAAGGCAAACAAATCACACTGGCTTTGCTGGAAGCCCCGACCCTCTTCGGCGAATTGGCCCTGATCAATGACGGCACCCCCCATGAAAGCATGGCAGAAACCCTCGAAGAAACCTATCTTTGCAAAATTTCCCGCCAAAATTTTGAAAGCTTTTTGGCTCGACACCCCGAGGTCAATCTGCGTGTCATGAAACTTGTCGGCCAACGCTTGCGACAGATTGAAAACAAACTTGAAGACTTGGTCTTTATGTCGGTAGAACAACGGCTACAAAAA
Coding sequences:
- a CDS encoding MBL fold metallo-hydrolase, with translation MSLAIATFPVGLLQCNCSIVSDPETREALIIDPGGDAPKILDYLKENQLKARYLLHTHAHFDHVGATRELKETLGAEILLHPEDLFLYDQVPMQGALFGLQLEATTPTDRPLEDEMEICFGKQTTRILHTPGHTPGSVCFHFEGHESHLFSGDTLFKGGIGRTDLWGGSQETLMRSIHRRLLCLDESTQIYPGHGPQSTLWHEKKQNPFLV